From one Lolium rigidum isolate FL_2022 chromosome 4, APGP_CSIRO_Lrig_0.1, whole genome shotgun sequence genomic stretch:
- the LOC124707770 gene encoding peptide chain release factor PrfB3, chloroplastic isoform X1: MATAASPPAGPAASSRASATRSRAGRLSLPAALPADGRGDSATTYKELGLYSWKRRIEDAVIRVEMTASNALKWEEAQRIKHEEVLQSRSLWDNPAKSHEALSALSDAIRAVDHLKDLLYKAEEAKLISQLAGMDVINGELFKQAYNISLDASEFLDRYEMYKLLKGPYDKEGACIIVTAGSEGVASELWTEKLFGMYTCWARRQGCKQGLIEQIASTSGNIQFAAMEIESEYMFGILSGEKGMHTMINSSIENSGTEEAISARVDIIPLFLDRPLNFHLDDNDLEISPSLSECGNPGRRNGATVRVQHIPSGVTAESSGERSYFANKLKAMSRLKAKLLVITTELGAPGTKMINIQAVEERYYRETRRYTFGPQELVHDLNTGIQLSDLNSVLEGDIEPFIRGRIISRHG; this comes from the exons ATGGCCACGGCGGCCTCGCCGCCGGCGGGGCCAGCAGCTTCCTCGCGGGCGTCGGCGACCCGCTCCCGCGCTGGCCGCCTCTCTCTCCCCGCGGCCCTCCCGGCGGACGGCCGTGGTGACAGCGCCACCACCTACAAGGAGCTCG GTCTGTACTCCTGGAAGAGGAGGATCGAAGATGCAGTTATCCGGGTCGAGATGACTGCATCCAACGCATTGAAGTGGGAGGAAGCACAGAGGATCAAACATGAGGAAGTATTGCAAAGCCGCAGCTTGTGGGACAATCCAGCCAAGTCACATGAGGCGCTCTCTGCTCTCTCCGATGCCATCAGAGCGGTTGATCATCTCAAAGACCTTCTATATAAG GCTGAAGAGGCCAAGTTGATAAGTCAACTGGCAGGGATGGATGTCATAAATGGAGAGCTATTTAAGCAAGCATACAATATCTCTTTGGATGCTAGTGAATTTCTAGATCGTTACGAGATGTACAAGCTTCTTAAGGGTCCCTATGACAAGGAAGGAGCTTGTATCATTGTCACTGCTGGATCAGAGGGTGTTGCTTCAGAG CTATGGACAGAGAAGCTATTTGGCATGTATACATGTTGGGCACGGAGGCAAGGTTGCAAACAAGGACTGATTGAGCAGATTGCATCAACAAGTGGTAATATCCAGTTTGCAGCGATGGAGATTGAATCAGAGTACATGTTTGGCATTCTTTCTGGAGAAAAAGGAATGCACACAATGATCAATTCTTCCATTGAAAACTCTGGCACTGAGGAG GCAATTTCAGCTAGAGTCGATATAATTCCTCTCTTCTTGGATAGACCACTTAATTTTCACTTGGATGACAATGATCTGGAGATTTCTCCTTCTCTCAGTGAGTGTGGAAATCCAGGTCGACGAAATGGTGCTACTGTGAGAGTTCAACACATACCAAGTGGAGTTACTGCTGAAAGCTCAG GTGAAAGAAGCTATTTTGCAAACAAGCTGAAAGCCATGAGCAGATTGAAAGCAAAGCTCCTCGTTATAACAACAGAATTAGGAGCGCCAGGCACGAAGATGATCAACATACAGGCTGTAGAGGAAAGATACTACCGCGAGACAAGACGATATACGTTTGGGCCCCAGGAATTGGTCCATGATCTAAACACGGGCATCCAACTGTCAGACCTCAACTCGGTCCTGGAAGGGGACATTGAACCATTCATCAGAGGTCGTATTATTTCAAGACATGGATGA
- the LOC124707770 gene encoding peptide chain release factor PrfB3, chloroplastic isoform X2 — protein sequence MATAASPPAGPAASSRASATRSRAGRLSLPAALPADGRGDSATTYKELGLYSWKRRIEDAVIRVEMTASNALKWEEAQRIKHEEVLQSRSLWDNPAKSHEALSALSDAIRAVDHLKDLLYKAEEAKLISQLAGMDVINGELFKQAYNISLDASEFLDRYEMYKLLKGPYDKEGACIIVTAGSEGVASELWTEKLFGMYTCWARRQGCKQGLIEQIASTSGNIQFAAMEIESEYMFGILSGEKGMHTMINSSIENSGTEEVDEMVLL from the exons ATGGCCACGGCGGCCTCGCCGCCGGCGGGGCCAGCAGCTTCCTCGCGGGCGTCGGCGACCCGCTCCCGCGCTGGCCGCCTCTCTCTCCCCGCGGCCCTCCCGGCGGACGGCCGTGGTGACAGCGCCACCACCTACAAGGAGCTCG GTCTGTACTCCTGGAAGAGGAGGATCGAAGATGCAGTTATCCGGGTCGAGATGACTGCATCCAACGCATTGAAGTGGGAGGAAGCACAGAGGATCAAACATGAGGAAGTATTGCAAAGCCGCAGCTTGTGGGACAATCCAGCCAAGTCACATGAGGCGCTCTCTGCTCTCTCCGATGCCATCAGAGCGGTTGATCATCTCAAAGACCTTCTATATAAG GCTGAAGAGGCCAAGTTGATAAGTCAACTGGCAGGGATGGATGTCATAAATGGAGAGCTATTTAAGCAAGCATACAATATCTCTTTGGATGCTAGTGAATTTCTAGATCGTTACGAGATGTACAAGCTTCTTAAGGGTCCCTATGACAAGGAAGGAGCTTGTATCATTGTCACTGCTGGATCAGAGGGTGTTGCTTCAGAG CTATGGACAGAGAAGCTATTTGGCATGTATACATGTTGGGCACGGAGGCAAGGTTGCAAACAAGGACTGATTGAGCAGATTGCATCAACAAGTGGTAATATCCAGTTTGCAGCGATGGAGATTGAATCAGAGTACATGTTTGGCATTCTTTCTGGAGAAAAAGGAATGCACACAATGATCAATTCTTCCATTGAAAACTCTGGCACTGAGGAG GTCGACGAAATGGTGCTACTGTGA